The segment GCACCCAAATCTAGCTCATGGAGAATGGGGTGCAAATCTAAGTCTTCCGGGCTGTTGCAAATAAAAACACTCGACACTTAATGCCAATGGGACGTGCGGAGAAGAAATATAACATTCAGTTCATGACTTTAAACTATTTATTGATTAGGTTGTGATATGTCAATTAGTCTGAGGACAGTCTGGTGCCTATTCTCTCTATCTCGATGTGCACAGCTATAGTTAAAGAAATAAATAGCAAATACTGACAATATGCCCTATAGTCACAATATAAGCGTATAAGCAAAAGTAAGCCATTATTTCATAAAAACGATGCGTGTCCTTTCAAATGCTTatgtacaaaaaaacaaaatatataatcAAAATACTGCTTCACTTGGTAGATAAATAGGAGAGAGTGGCGCCGGAGCATAGCGGAGCTCCTGACGTTTGCTCTGTGCTCGCGGGGCCTGCACGCGCTACAAACAGACGAGTCTGCGGCCTCTCTGTCTGTACCTTGTGCCTAGGACGGCGGCCAGGTACTTCTTCACCGCCATCTGTTTCCGGTACCGGCTGTAGCTATCCGTGAAGACCCCGTCCGCGTGCCGCTTAGAAAACAGCTCCGCTTCAGCCGAGGAAGCTCCGCTGAATGAAAGAAGGGGAAAGACGTTACTGCTACCGGATCACCTTTGGAGGCCGCGAGAAAAGACGTTACTGCTACCGAATCACCTCAGGAGACTGTGAGTCTATGCTCTGTAGGGATGCTAAGTAGCTAAGTAGGAGAGTCGCCGTAAATTATATGTGCAACACATCGTCTATTCCTCCACCTGAAGGTTGACCGCAGCCAAGTCACCTTGGTCGCAGTTTCATAAAGTGGGGCGCGCCTTTTATTGGCATCGTTTGTCCTTCCTCTGTGCTAAAGCTGTTCATTTGTCCAAATAATTGTATAAATGCCGCGCGCGTGTTTAATTCAACTTTAAGAAGAGCGCCAGACTTACCCCACGCGCTTGGCCACCAGATTGTGTAGGTATTTGCGCGCGGACATCTGCCCGAGAGCTTTCCGGTAGGCAGTGTTAAAGAGTCCATCTGCGTGCCGCTGGGTTCTGTAATatcagagcgagagagagaaagattaaaGGTAACACAAAGAACCAAACACACTATTTTAACATCATCCAGAATTTGTAACGAATAGTTACGAATAGTTGAGCTATGCTGAGATTTGGAGTGCTCTGACATTTGACTGGTTGATATATGATGGTCAAACAATAAACTCGAAAACCTTGAATCTAAAACACAGTTATGAACCTTTCTTCTGGTGGATAGTTAAAACACAGTTATGAACCTTTCTTCTGGGGGATAGTACATCGTCTCGTCCAGATTGGCCAGAAAACTGCCTCCGGCGACTTGGTCGGCATCAAAAGCAGCCTCGGACACAGACTTGCCACCTTCCTCGTAATCTGCATTTTCAGATCTGAAAGGGAACAAGATTTTGGGTGGGCTCCGTGGTGCATCGCAATAACTTTATCCCAGCTGAATAACTTTATTCCACTCGAAGCGACGGCAATCTATCCCAGTTTTATCCAAACATTTTAAGAGATTGTTGAGATTGTAACATAAATCAACCCCTTGATGCATTCATATCAGTGAATGTTATTTTTGATATACAAGTTAACATTGAATTGTTCTTATAGAAATGACAGGTGAACAGTATTAGCAACGAGGATGCCAATAGCTATTTGACATGAATTATTGGATAGACAGCTCCAATTTCCACAGCTGTTTTGGCAGGGCATCACTGCGTATGAGCTGGTTGTCTTGCTGTGGGGTCTGCCCAGCGGCTCTTGGCGGAAAGAGGTGCGCGCGGAACCGTTCTGGAGTTGTCTTTACCTCACGTGAGGAGCGAAGATCCTGCGCGGCGAACACAGGCTGCAGTGCACGAGCAGTGCAGAGATGAAGATGACGGAGATAACCGTACTGCTCATCATTCTGcacgagaaggagagagagagagagtaggagaaagagatagaagtTTGGGTATCTGCCGCTGGCTGCTGTGGTGGCTCATAGGCGCGCGACAACTCCCATCTATGAGCTCACCAAAAGCTATCAAAGTCTCCAACAATATCTCTTGTGTCTATTGGAAGGCTGACGACAAAATGTACAGTCATAGACAAAACCCAGGTTAGTCATAAATCTAGAAAATAAGAATGTAAAACACTCTTCGTCTTTCATCATGAGAATCTCGGCGTCTTGGGAACATTGAGCTCTTAAACGGAAATCAAAACTTCATCAAAGAAAGTTCTCCCGCTCCAAGAAAATCTCTTAATTGTTAAAACCTGGGCTACAcattatattcatttattttacaaacGGAAAGCGGagaacatttaaaaataactggTTGACCATTTAGAAATAGTCTAACCTCCATTTAAAACCATGCCAAAATTAGACTGTTatcaataaatgttaaaaacagtTTACGAATACTGCTGTGATCTGTCCGTTTGGAGGTCTGACTTTTGGAAATGATGAGCGTAAGATGCATACCCAGCTGCAGCTGAGGGCTTCTGTCCGGTCAGACgatgtctttctctgtgtccgTCCCTCTGTGCCTTCTGTTCTCTTtgtatccccctctctcttcgaCGTGCGCAGTAAGATGCTGTTGTGCactttgtgcctgtgtgtgatagAAATCTGTAAGTCGCAGTTTTCGTTCAGAGCGCAGTGCAGACGACGGTCGCGCGCGCATTTGTCCGCATTTCAGCAGCTGAAAGTTGCTCTGTGAAGTCGCTTCTCGCGCAGTTTTATTCTCGCGCACCGGGACTAGCCTCTTTTTCCAAGTGGCATGTAAGACATGAAGTCGACGTCATCGTCATCGCCCCTGCTCTCCGATGCGTGATGTGTCACAGCGCTCCGTGTTACGACACTTTTGGAAAGTTCGACATTCGTCATTAGACAGGTGAGcaaaggcagcgctgcatgtaAAGCAGGCGACAAAGTCATTAAAAATCAACACGTTTCAATATAGCCGAGGGAATTGATCAAAATGCCTAATCAAATATGCCTTTCTAGGGCACCACGTGTCTGCTTATGCGATTTAAGGTTTTATTTATAAGGTGTGAATTACGGTAATAAAACAAATTAATCTCGCGCAGTCAAGCCATAGATCTTTTGTGTTCATGTAAGGGGTGCGTGACGGCGCGCGCTCCCAAGTGTCCCTGAGTGCGCCAAGAGCAAGCGCGCGAGGGAGATGTCCATTTCATAGTTCTGAAATCAGCGCGTGAGCCCGAGCTCTCCAGTTGTGGagattgtgaatgtgtgtgtgtgtgtgttagagcctGTATCTCATACTGCTAACAATCTTTACATCTTGTGCACCAATTGTGACTGTTGGGTGCCCCTGGTTACCCCTGTTTGCAACAAGCTCCTTGGTCATCAAAGCTCCTGACACCAGGTGGACCATagactgtactgtatataacttttaacagacggcacactgtccagttctatatatgtgtgtgtgtagtttgtatagtgtgtgtagtgtgtgcaatgtgtagTGCCTCGGCCTGACAGGGCAGTGATGACCATAACTACAACAAGCCTTTAAGTACTGTGGTAAACTTtgcaaagttgtgaaatataatcgCATATTCTGTGTTTTGAATGTGGGCGACTGGCATTTAAATGTGTTCATAATAACGTGCTGCTTGGGATGAAACTAGCAGTTTTTCAGCCGAAacagggcctgtgtgtgtgtgtgtgtgtgtgggacctgTCGAAACTAATCGCTGATTTCACTCGTCTTCTCATGCAGTTTTAAAAGAAGTAAATAgttttagtgtgtgtagtgtgtgcagtgtgtagtgaTACAGAAGTAAATCATTTTACAATATTTCAGTCAAGCCTTAGTTGGTTTAGACTACAACTGAacgtgtgcaaaatgcaaagtaACCTAAAGGGCTATtaattcctctcctctcctcttctcctgtcctctcttctcctctcctccactcgcCTCTCCTCTCAGGATGGGAGCCTGGGTCCTGAGTAAGaaagtaagcaagtgtgtgtttgtctgtgtgtgtgtgtgtgtgtgtgtgtatgtgtgagtcctGAGTAGCAGGTTGTGGCTGTAATTAGCAGGATGAAAAGCAGGGTAATATATCAGTCATCATGGTCCTGAgcgcggtatgtgtgtgtgtgtgtgtgtatgtgtgtgtgtgtgtgtgtgtgtgtgtgtgtttgtgtgtgtgtgtgtgtgtgtgtgtgtgtgtgtgtgcggagcgGAGAGCTAACAGGAGCCACGCTGCCTGGAGGAAATGAGAACGGTAAATGGTGTCATAAATGTGCTGTTTACGGAGCGGCCGCGTCACTCCCTGGGGGGGCGTTTGCGGAGCCGCTGCATCTCCCTGGGGGGGCGTTAGCGGGGCCTTAGCGGTGTGCTGCGCTACTCACGTCTGAGAGGTGGCCACTACGATCACAGGAGCACACCGCAAGCTCTTAGCAGAGCAACCACAGCAGCAATTACAGCTCGTCctaagcactcacacacatccctctatgtgtgtgtgtgtgtctcggcaATTACAGCTATATGAGTGTGTCTGCGATTCCATTTGtgtgtccaaacacacacacacaaacacaccacacacacttacacacacacactcactcatacacacacatgcacactcacacacgcacacacacacactcactcactcacactcacacacacacacacactcactcacgcacacacatgcacgcacattcacacactcacacacacactcactcacacacatgcatgcacacacacacacatgcatgcacgcacattcacacactcacacacacactcactcacacacagaaatgcacactcacacacacgcatgcattcacactcacacacactcactcacacacacacacacacacacacactcacacgcacgttATCTTAATGTGTTATCCTAATAgttattatagtggatggaatccactatcttgaaatctcctggcttcttcttattataaccgttttttctttttaccttttcaagaattaatgcgactctaaccgcttaatgtacagacatgttgaaataaccgttctgaagtggagtggggcaagagatgTATTTATCTTTAtaaaaaagtttatactttttgagaaataggggattaaaaatgttaaaaagctcatttttcccccataaacttcaaaggctgtgatgtcataatggcctaaagcagtggtccccaaactttttcttccgagggccagctcactatgcctggctctaagagagggccagctcactatgcctggctctgagagagggccagagactcagagtatatcagtaaccataaatgcCTGGAAAAAGTAGCTTATGCCTGGCTctgagagagggccagagactcctgatatatcagtaaccataaatagcttagtgctgtgaacaacagcagtctacctagttgaatattccattacatttaatctataggctattccaatttaataccattgttatctgtgtttatattgccatcatgccatatcagtgtaaaatgtagctcaaatgaaataataataatagcattctcaaaactataagcagggagtccaaaagtatattttgaactctgaactttgcacaggctacacagctcaagttgtgaacaagtgatagtatatttttactaccatatttctcttaagactcaatcATCTTGAGATGGGATCCAGGCTTTTATTCtttttcaatgaggggccagtggccctcaagggaaaaaagtacatgtttgtttcaccccatcatggatttcaccagattctcagtattctctgacttctctgacTATACAGAGTCTACCATATTTAAagttacacacaaagagaaggagtgacctctaggtccaacccagtttgaatatgcaatagaaagggagggatgaggattaggccttcatcaggtctggtcagcttctattgtcttttaattaaaactaccccctttcctgggaagtccttcagaggcctggacacatgctgttctacaaacattaacatttcacacctggaGATGGGCAAAAGGCCATAGACAGGCAAAAAGACAggctttcattgaattcaaggataaacaaaggatgcttgcatacagaccaaagacacacacagggtacacaTGGGTGCAAAATCACAGATGACCATAAGAAGTGCATGGTATGTACAGgctgattcacaacactttcaaATCCCCCTTTTCAAGTCATAAAGACTTGAATCATTAAACTATTCACATAAAATATGAATCAGCTTATAGCAGAGGACTTTTAAACgttccacatactcgacgcacccgaccggtagcgcgacaatgtgacgtcacagaagcgccgtaaccatttatactttCAGCAGCGtcgtggtcacgacactagttgcaatattctcctgaacagaggtgtcgctgttgtgaaaagattaacgctaactacgtacctctgtgatggtacttcagactttggttgctactattcataactaccaccatcattatcatctagtttccaaggtgtgcacacaggtagatagatagatggatatatagatagatactttagtcatcctgagggaaattttaataatttaaacagtttagttagctggctagctagctaacagctggctgagtttgtgtaatttcctgaagtggaaagagattttgttcaggccttaatagatatcctttgtttgaaaataaatcgtttctattctttcctcttaattccatgtgtttgcaactctcactggtaactttgttaacttatccagcaaactattaaaaattcacgactgtaacgaAACACTGCAACTTGcgcctcgaactagtccatcttcctgtttcgcCTTGTGCCGTctcgtctgaaaaaaatgagtggtcGCTACCTGCTACCGTGTGCTACGCGGCCCAAACCCTGGCTGGCGCCAGAGAGATCTCGCCATTTTGGCGTCATTTAAATTATCGGCTACCGTGTGCTACTGCGGCCAAAACCCTGGCGGCGCCAGAGATCTACGCCATTTGGCGTCACATTGTCGCTATAC is part of the Alosa alosa isolate M-15738 ecotype Scorff River chromosome 16, AALO_Geno_1.1, whole genome shotgun sequence genome and harbors:
- the LOC125309553 gene encoding glucagon family neuropeptides-like — translated: MMSSTVISVIFISALLVHCSLCSPRRIFAPHVRSENADYEEGGKSVSEAAFDADQVAGGSFLANLDETMYYPPEERTQRHADGLFNTAYRKALGQMSARKYLHNLVAKRVGGASSAEAELFSKRHADGVFTDSYSRYRKQMAVKKYLAAVLGTSPEDLDLHPILHELDLGALPDGDELQAFLQAWLQQAPSHIPAL